The following are encoded together in the Bacillus sp. NP157 genome:
- the ruvX gene encoding Holliday junction resolvase RuvX: MSCLFGFDVGTKIVGVAVGNRLTGTARALATLPVRDGAPDWQALDNLRREWLPAELVVGLPLDNDGKEQPMTRTARRFAQRLTERYGIAVAFADERMTSQEAARRFAEGRAAGTRKRSDAKSIDAEAAAVILESYLLQS; the protein is encoded by the coding sequence ATGAGCTGTCTGTTCGGATTCGACGTCGGCACCAAGATCGTCGGGGTAGCCGTGGGCAACCGCCTCACCGGCACCGCGCGTGCGCTGGCCACCCTGCCCGTGCGCGACGGCGCGCCCGACTGGCAGGCGCTGGATAACCTGCGCCGCGAATGGTTGCCCGCGGAACTGGTCGTCGGGCTGCCACTGGACAACGATGGCAAGGAGCAACCGATGACGCGCACCGCGCGGCGGTTCGCCCAGCGCCTTACCGAGCGCTACGGCATCGCCGTGGCGTTCGCCGATGAACGCATGACCTCGCAGGAGGCGGCCCGGCGTTTCGCCGAGGGCCGCGCCGCAGGCACGCGTAAGCGATCGGATGCAAAATCCATCGATGCCGAAGCCGCCGCGGTGATCCTCGAGTCGTACCTTCTGCAATCGTAA
- a CDS encoding aspartate carbamoyltransferase catalytic subunit: MSNRLRHLTTLENLPRETIERLLDKANAMRDASAHGTRKLDTLSGRTVLNLFFEPSTRTRTSFELAARRLGADVINFDIGLSSTSKGEELFDTLHTLEAMHLDAIIVRHKVSGTPEELVKHAMSGVSVVNAGDGNRAHPTQGLLDALTIRNHHPDMRKVKVAICGDVRHSRVARSDVHVLAALGAKDIRIVGPSALLPTEGELKGVTYHEDLDEAIAGVDAVIMLRLQKERMASTDLPDEAAYFERYGLDTRRLARAAKGCLVMHPGPINRGIEIASDVADGAQSRILEQVGNGVFVRMAVLCEVLGR, translated from the coding sequence ATGTCAAATCGCCTGCGCCACCTGACCACCCTCGAGAACCTGCCGCGCGAGACCATCGAGCGGTTGCTCGACAAAGCCAACGCCATGCGCGACGCCAGTGCCCATGGCACGCGCAAGCTCGACACCCTGTCGGGGCGCACCGTGCTTAACCTGTTCTTCGAACCGTCTACGCGCACGCGCACGTCGTTCGAACTGGCGGCGCGCCGGCTCGGCGCCGACGTGATCAACTTCGACATCGGCCTGTCCTCGACCAGCAAGGGCGAGGAGCTGTTCGATACGTTGCACACCCTCGAGGCCATGCACCTGGACGCGATCATCGTCCGCCACAAGGTCTCGGGCACGCCCGAGGAACTGGTCAAGCACGCCATGAGCGGCGTTTCCGTGGTCAACGCGGGCGACGGCAACCGCGCCCACCCGACCCAGGGCCTGCTCGACGCCCTGACCATCCGCAACCATCATCCGGACATGCGCAAGGTCAAGGTCGCCATCTGCGGCGACGTGCGCCATTCGCGCGTGGCCCGCTCCGACGTGCACGTGCTGGCCGCCCTCGGCGCCAAGGACATTCGCATCGTCGGGCCGTCCGCCCTGCTGCCCACCGAGGGCGAGCTGAAGGGCGTGACCTACCACGAGGATCTCGACGAGGCCATTGCCGGGGTCGACGCCGTGATCATGCTGCGCCTTCAGAAAGAGCGCATGGCGTCGACCGACCTACCCGACGAAGCGGCCTATTTCGAGCGCTACGGCCTGGACACCCGGCGGCTGGCCCGCGCGGCAAAGGGCTGCCTGGTGATGCATCCGGGCCCGATCAACCGCGGCATCGAGATCGCCTCGGACGTCGCCGACGGCGCCCAGTCGCGGATCCTCGAGCAGGTCGGCAACGGCGTGTTCGTCCGCATGGCCGTGTTGTGTGAAGTGCTCGGCCGCTAA
- a CDS encoding methyl-accepting chemotaxis protein has protein sequence MVIVFLLLSIGLASVDFWLLNSKNGEDREAIALTTQVQVLSQQTAKYALEASDGNRDSFRELSATRNTIDSAVQRLVAGDDKTGMPAYAQQAGNTGRSIGALANAWHQLDADIGKILGNKELVLASGERADLFAKQMPLLNARTDEVLNIVQQKNASVEQTFTIARWMLMADRMIRRVQEILQGGDSAQSAADGLSRDAQLYGSVLKGLVEGNPDGGVRAIPDANAHKILVDMQTSWGDLVDPVTQLVSASPNLQDVKRAGNQASLDSQTVLLRANESADQIAKLPLTRLFPNVWAGLLGAIATVAFALVLVFSLVRDQRRRLETTSELNQRNQTAIMRLLDEMGTLAEGDLTIKATVTEDITGAIADAMNSAVDEMRNLVTTINETAVRVSAAAQETQATAMHLADAAEQQAQQITSATSAINQIATSMDTVSKDSAESADVAQRSVQIASRGAEVVRETIQGMDSIRDQIQETSKRIKRLGESSQEIGSIVELINDIAEQTNILALNAAIQAASAGEAGRGFAVVADEVQRLAERSASATKRIETLVQAIQSDTNEAVSSMEQTTAEVVAGARLAEDAGTALGDIERVSNDLSALIQNISAAARQQSAAATDTSATMNVIQEITSQTSLGASQTAESIGNLAQLANDLRLSVANFKLPG, from the coding sequence ATGGTTATCGTGTTCCTGCTGCTATCCATTGGCCTGGCATCGGTGGACTTCTGGCTGTTGAACAGCAAGAACGGTGAAGACCGCGAAGCCATCGCACTGACGACGCAGGTGCAGGTGCTTTCGCAGCAGACTGCGAAGTACGCGCTGGAGGCGTCCGACGGCAATCGCGATTCGTTCCGCGAGCTGTCCGCCACGCGCAACACCATCGACTCGGCCGTGCAGCGACTGGTCGCCGGCGACGACAAGACCGGCATGCCGGCCTACGCGCAGCAGGCGGGTAACACCGGCCGCTCGATCGGTGCACTGGCGAATGCCTGGCACCAGCTGGACGCGGACATCGGCAAGATCCTCGGCAACAAGGAGCTGGTGCTCGCCTCGGGTGAGCGTGCCGACCTGTTCGCCAAGCAGATGCCGCTGCTGAACGCGCGCACGGACGAAGTGCTGAACATCGTGCAGCAGAAGAACGCCTCGGTGGAGCAGACCTTCACCATCGCGCGCTGGATGCTGATGGCTGACCGCATGATCCGCCGCGTGCAGGAAATCCTGCAGGGTGGCGACTCCGCACAGTCCGCCGCCGATGGCCTGTCCCGCGATGCCCAGCTGTACGGCTCGGTGCTCAAGGGCCTGGTCGAAGGCAACCCGGACGGTGGCGTGCGCGCCATCCCCGACGCCAACGCCCACAAGATCCTGGTCGACATGCAGACCTCGTGGGGCGACCTGGTCGACCCGGTCACCCAGTTGGTCTCGGCGTCGCCGAACCTGCAGGACGTGAAGCGCGCCGGCAACCAGGCGTCGCTGGACTCGCAGACGGTGCTGTTGCGCGCGAACGAATCCGCGGACCAGATCGCGAAGCTGCCGCTGACCCGCCTGTTCCCGAACGTGTGGGCCGGCTTGCTCGGTGCGATCGCCACGGTCGCCTTCGCCCTGGTCCTCGTCTTCAGCCTGGTCCGCGACCAGCGCCGCCGCCTGGAGACCACCAGCGAACTGAACCAGCGTAACCAGACCGCGATCATGCGGTTGCTGGACGAAATGGGCACGCTCGCCGAAGGCGACCTGACCATCAAGGCCACGGTGACCGAGGACATCACCGGCGCCATCGCGGACGCCATGAACTCCGCGGTGGACGAGATGCGCAACCTCGTCACCACGATCAACGAGACGGCGGTGCGCGTCTCGGCGGCAGCCCAGGAAACCCAGGCCACCGCCATGCACCTGGCCGACGCGGCCGAGCAGCAGGCGCAGCAGATCACCTCGGCGACCTCCGCGATCAACCAGATCGCCACCTCGATGGATACGGTGTCGAAGGACTCCGCGGAATCCGCCGACGTGGCGCAGCGCTCGGTGCAGATCGCATCGCGCGGTGCCGAAGTGGTGCGCGAAACCATCCAGGGCATGGATTCCATCCGTGACCAGATCCAGGAAACCTCAAAGCGCATCAAGCGCCTGGGCGAGTCGTCGCAGGAAATCGGCTCGATCGTGGAACTGATCAACGACATCGCCGAGCAGACCAACATCCTCGCACTGAACGCGGCCATCCAGGCCGCCTCGGCGGGTGAGGCGGGCCGCGGCTTCGCGGTCGTGGCGGACGAAGTGCAGCGCCTGGCAGAACGTTCCGCCAGCGCGACCAAGCGAATCGAAACGCTGGTGCAGGCGATTCAGTCCGATACCAACGAAGCGGTGAGCTCGATGGAACAGACCACCGCGGAAGTGGTGGCAGGCGCACGCCTCGCCGAGGATGCCGGTACGGCCCTGGGCGACATCGAGCGCGTGTCGAACGATCTGTCGGCACTCATCCAGAACATCTCGGCGGCAGCCCGCCAGCAGTCGGCGGCGGCGACGGATACGTCGGCCACGATGAACGTCATCCAGGAGATCACCTCGCAGACGTCGCTCGGCGCAAGCCAGACGGCGGAATCGATCGGTAACCTGGCCCAGCTCGCGAACGACCTGCGACTCTCCGTCGCGAACTTCAAGCTGCCGGGCTAA
- the gshB gene encoding glutathione synthase yields the protein MPLSVAVLMDPIRAIKIAKDSTFAMLLEAQRRGHALLYMEQGDLALRGGEAWARLRPLTVKEDPNGWFTLGEPSWRPLGEVDVVLARKDPPVDAQFIYDTMVLEAAQKAGCRVVNDPRSLRDCNEKLFTLQFPQCTAPTLVSRDRAELKAFVAEHGEAVLKPLDGMGGRGIFRVKVGDSNLNSMLETLLDGNRHFAIAQKYIPQISAGDKRILLVDGEPVPYALARIPQGDEFRGNLAAGGRGEGIPLSDRDRWIAAQVGPELVRRGLRFVGLDVIGDYLTEINVTSPTCIRELDAQFGLNIAGLLFDAIEAR from the coding sequence ATGCCCCTCTCCGTCGCCGTCCTCATGGACCCGATCAGGGCGATCAAGATCGCCAAGGACTCCACGTTCGCCATGTTGCTGGAGGCCCAGCGCCGTGGCCATGCGTTGCTGTACATGGAGCAGGGCGACCTGGCCTTGCGTGGGGGCGAGGCGTGGGCGCGGCTGCGGCCGTTGACCGTGAAGGAAGACCCGAACGGCTGGTTCACCCTGGGCGAGCCGTCGTGGCGGCCGCTGGGCGAGGTCGACGTGGTGCTGGCGCGCAAGGATCCGCCGGTCGATGCCCAGTTCATCTACGACACCATGGTGCTGGAAGCGGCGCAGAAGGCCGGGTGCCGGGTGGTCAACGACCCGCGCAGCCTGCGTGACTGCAACGAAAAGCTGTTCACCCTGCAGTTTCCCCAGTGCACGGCCCCTACCCTCGTTTCCCGCGACCGCGCCGAGCTGAAGGCCTTCGTGGCCGAGCACGGCGAGGCGGTCCTCAAACCGCTGGACGGAATGGGCGGGCGCGGCATCTTCCGGGTGAAGGTCGGCGACAGCAACCTGAATTCCATGCTGGAGACCCTGCTCGACGGCAATCGCCACTTCGCCATCGCGCAGAAATACATTCCGCAGATCAGCGCCGGCGACAAGCGCATCCTGCTGGTCGACGGCGAGCCGGTGCCCTACGCCCTGGCCCGGATCCCGCAGGGCGACGAATTCCGCGGCAACCTGGCCGCCGGCGGCCGTGGCGAGGGCATTCCGCTCTCCGATCGCGACCGCTGGATCGCCGCCCAGGTCGGGCCGGAGCTGGTCCGCCGGGGCCTGCGCTTCGTTGGCCTGGACGTGATCGGCGACTACCTGACCGAGATCAACGTCACATCTCCGACATGCATCCGCGAGCTGGACGCCCAGTTCGGGCTTAACATCGCGGGGCTGCTGTTCGACGCGATCGAGGCCCGATGA
- a CDS encoding response regulator, with product MANILIIDDSPTDVRVFTTLLEKAGFSVSSVDNAEAGIDRIRASKPDLVIMDVIMPGMNGFQATRTLSRDPATADVPVVMITTKSMETDRVWGLRQGAKAFITKPVNEKELLSTIADLLPKQN from the coding sequence GTGGCAAATATCCTAATCATCGACGACTCGCCGACCGACGTACGCGTGTTCACCACGCTGCTCGAAAAGGCGGGTTTTTCCGTCTCCAGCGTCGACAATGCCGAAGCTGGCATCGACCGCATCCGTGCCAGCAAGCCTGACCTGGTGATCATGGACGTGATCATGCCGGGCATGAATGGCTTCCAGGCCACGCGCACGCTCAGCCGCGACCCGGCCACCGCCGACGTCCCGGTCGTGATGATCACCACCAAATCGATGGAAACCGACCGCGTCTGGGGCTTGCGCCAGGGTGCCAAGGCGTTCATCACCAAGCCGGTGAACGAGAAGGAACTGCTCTCGACCATCGCTGACCTGTTGCCGAAGCAGAACTGA
- a CDS encoding BON domain-containing protein, translating into MMNANIRKALFAAALVAGLGSVPFAQAYAQDSAAAASKGDNQTVAGKADDTWITTKVKSEFAANKSVKGTDISVSTTEGVVTLTGTVATAKEKSHAEAIAKKVKGVKSVDASGVTVSAAAK; encoded by the coding sequence ATGATGAACGCCAATATCCGCAAGGCCCTGTTCGCTGCCGCCCTCGTTGCCGGTCTCGGCTCGGTGCCGTTCGCACAGGCGTATGCCCAGGACTCCGCCGCGGCCGCTTCGAAGGGTGACAACCAGACGGTCGCCGGCAAGGCCGACGATACGTGGATCACCACCAAGGTGAAGTCCGAGTTCGCTGCCAACAAGAGCGTCAAGGGCACCGACATCTCGGTCAGCACGACCGAAGGCGTCGTCACCCTGACCGGCACCGTCGCCACGGCTAAGGAAAAGAGCCACGCCGAAGCGATCGCCAAGAAGGTCAAGGGCGTGAAGAGCGTCGATGCCAGCGGCGTGACCGTCTCGGCTGCTGCCAAGTAA
- a CDS encoding chemotaxis protein CheW gives MSENVALTPFELLAHYERACLVHSAGAPERVENVGLWRGIGFRVGRRAFVSGIDEINELLAVPALTNVPGTQPWLMGVANVRGNLVPAIDLGRFLFDERTPSSERTRLLLVRQHGGTVGLLVDEVFGQRTMDDEQRGGGDEELDPRLARFVTENIQLGEQSFGLFSMNRLVRAPDFRQAAL, from the coding sequence ATGAGCGAGAACGTGGCACTGACGCCCTTTGAACTGCTCGCCCATTACGAACGCGCCTGCCTCGTGCACTCGGCCGGTGCGCCCGAACGCGTGGAAAACGTCGGCCTGTGGCGTGGCATCGGCTTCCGCGTCGGCCGCCGCGCCTTCGTGAGCGGCATCGACGAAATCAACGAACTGCTGGCGGTGCCGGCCCTGACCAACGTGCCGGGCACCCAGCCCTGGCTGATGGGCGTGGCCAATGTCCGCGGCAACCTCGTCCCGGCGATCGACCTGGGGCGGTTCCTGTTCGACGAACGCACGCCGTCGTCCGAGCGCACCCGGTTGCTGCTGGTGCGCCAGCACGGCGGCACCGTGGGCCTGCTGGTCGACGAAGTGTTCGGCCAGCGCACCATGGACGACGAACAGCGCGGTGGCGGTGACGAAGAGCTCGATCCGCGCCTTGCGCGTTTCGTGACGGAGAACATCCAGCTCGGCGAGCAATCGTTCGGGCTGTTCAGCATGAACCGCCTGGTTCGTGCGCCGGACTTCCGGCAGGCGGCGCTGTAA
- the pilG gene encoding twitching motility response regulator PilG, whose amino-acid sequence MVIDDSKTIRRTAETLLKKEGCDVLTAVDGFEALAKISDQKPNIIFVDIMMPRLDGYQTCALIKNNAQFRGTPVIMLSSKDGLFDKARGRIVGAEQYLTKPFTRDELLGAIHRYATAG is encoded by the coding sequence ATGGTCATCGATGACTCGAAAACCATCCGGCGTACGGCGGAGACCCTGTTGAAGAAGGAAGGCTGCGACGTGCTGACCGCCGTCGACGGTTTCGAGGCGCTGGCCAAGATCTCGGACCAGAAGCCCAACATCATCTTCGTCGACATCATGATGCCGCGCCTGGACGGGTACCAGACCTGCGCGCTGATCAAGAACAATGCCCAGTTCCGCGGCACGCCCGTGATCATGCTGTCCTCCAAGGACGGCCTGTTCGACAAGGCGCGTGGTCGCATCGTGGGCGCGGAACAGTACCTCACCAAGCCGTTCACCCGCGACGAGTTGCTCGGCGCGATCCATCGCTACGCGACGGCCGGCTGA
- a CDS encoding YqgE/AlgH family protein, with product MSIANTFAGQFLIAMPSLAEPPFARGVAFLCQHGEDGAVGLLINQMSEYRLGDVLAQMKLPCEDIEIADHPVLIGGPVQQERGFVLHRDHGHWDSSYRINDDWSVTTSRDILVAMAHGEGPRRAMVTLGYAGWEAGQLEQEVMENAWLTTRADEHIVFDTPIEERWFAATRKMGVRDPSQLAGYAGHA from the coding sequence ATGAGTATCGCCAACACCTTCGCCGGGCAATTCCTCATCGCCATGCCCTCGCTCGCCGAGCCGCCGTTCGCTCGTGGGGTTGCCTTCCTTTGCCAGCATGGCGAGGACGGTGCAGTGGGCCTGCTCATCAACCAGATGTCCGAATACCGCCTGGGCGACGTGCTCGCCCAGATGAAGCTGCCGTGCGAAGACATCGAGATCGCCGACCACCCCGTGTTGATTGGCGGCCCCGTGCAGCAGGAGCGCGGTTTCGTGCTCCATCGCGATCACGGCCACTGGGATTCCAGCTACCGGATCAACGACGACTGGTCGGTCACCACCTCGCGCGACATCCTCGTGGCGATGGCGCATGGCGAAGGCCCGCGCCGCGCCATGGTCACGCTGGGCTACGCCGGCTGGGAAGCCGGCCAGCTCGAACAGGAAGTGATGGAAAATGCCTGGCTCACCACCCGGGCAGACGAGCACATCGTATTCGACACGCCGATCGAAGAACGCTGGTTCGCCGCCACCCGCAAGATGGGCGTGCGCGACCCGTCCCAGCTGGCCGGCTACGCCGGGCACGCCTGA
- a CDS encoding PilT/PilU family type 4a pilus ATPase, with product MSEFDFTSFLKLMVHKQASDLFITAGVAPSMKVQGRIVPITQSPLSAQQSRDMVLNVMTPAQREEFEKTHECQFAISASGVGRFRVSCFYQRNCVGMVLRRIESKIPTPEELNLPPIIKQLAMTKRGIIIFVGGTGTGKSTSLASMIGYRNQNSTGHIITIEDPIEYVHRHEGCIITQRELGIDTDTWENALKNTLRQAPDVIMIGEVRTRETMEHAINFSETGHLCLCTLHANNANQALDRILHFFPEDRRSALLMDLSLNLKGIVAQQLIPTPDGKARRVAVEVMLGTPLAQDYIRQGEIHKLKELMRDSNQLGMRTFDQSLVELYHAGEISYEDALRHADSSNEVRLRIKLAQGGDAHTLSQGLDGVEIDKPQDRNSFGGMLQR from the coding sequence ATGAGCGAGTTCGACTTCACCTCATTCCTCAAGCTGATGGTGCATAAGCAGGCGTCCGACCTGTTTATCACCGCTGGCGTCGCGCCTTCGATGAAAGTGCAGGGGCGGATCGTGCCGATCACCCAGAGCCCCCTGTCGGCGCAGCAGTCGCGCGACATGGTGCTGAACGTGATGACGCCGGCGCAGCGCGAAGAGTTTGAAAAAACCCACGAATGCCAGTTCGCCATCAGCGCCTCGGGCGTGGGCCGGTTCCGTGTCTCGTGCTTCTACCAGCGTAACTGCGTGGGCATGGTGCTGCGCCGGATCGAGTCGAAGATCCCGACGCCGGAAGAGCTGAACCTGCCGCCGATCATCAAGCAGCTGGCGATGACCAAGCGCGGCATCATCATCTTCGTGGGCGGCACGGGTACCGGTAAGTCGACCTCGCTGGCGTCGATGATCGGCTACCGCAACCAGAATTCCACCGGGCACATCATCACGATCGAAGACCCGATCGAGTATGTGCATCGCCACGAAGGCTGCATCATTACCCAGCGCGAGCTCGGCATCGATACCGATACCTGGGAAAACGCGCTGAAGAACACGCTGCGCCAGGCGCCCGACGTGATCATGATCGGCGAAGTGCGTACCCGCGAAACGATGGAACACGCCATCAACTTCTCGGAAACCGGCCATCTTTGCCTTTGCACGCTGCACGCGAACAACGCCAACCAGGCCCTGGATCGCATCCTGCACTTCTTCCCGGAAGACCGTCGCAGCGCGCTGCTGATGGATCTGTCGCTGAACCTGAAGGGCATCGTGGCGCAGCAGCTGATCCCCACGCCGGATGGCAAGGCGCGTCGCGTGGCGGTCGAAGTCATGCTCGGCACGCCGCTGGCGCAGGACTACATCCGCCAGGGCGAGATCCACAAGCTCAAGGAACTGATGCGCGATTCCAACCAGCTGGGCATGCGTACCTTCGACCAGAGCCTGGTCGAGCTCTACCACGCTGGCGAGATCTCGTACGAAGACGCGCTTCGCCATGCCGACAGCTCGAACGAAGTCCGCCTGCGCATCAAGCTGGCCCAGGGCGGCGACGCCCATACGCTGTCGCAAGGCCTGGACGGCGTCGAGATCGACAAGCCACAGGACCGCAACAGCTTCGGCGGCATGCTCCAGCGCTAA
- a CDS encoding energy transducer TonB has product MTTRTTGADLIGATLLFSLMLHGVLILGVTFQAEKPAPSVPTLDVTLVDVANQEQPDKADFLAQANNSGGGDRDKASRPSERVSGPLPTKNQGVVAETQEAQAPTPREATPDQVLTTAGQTAFRVDTTQAQTEQKETPLPPSDKDVQRKLEMARLAAEVRDESEAYAKRPKKKYISSNTREYAYAAYMKGWVSRVERVGNLNYPDAARRGGIHGQLILTVCLNRDGTVKSMEVVKSSGSEVLDLAAQKIVKLAAPFPAVPKDPKEKVDELYVTRTWQFKQGDVLGTY; this is encoded by the coding sequence ATGACGACCCGTACCACCGGCGCCGACCTGATCGGCGCGACCCTGCTGTTTTCTTTGATGCTGCATGGCGTGCTGATCCTTGGGGTCACCTTCCAGGCGGAAAAACCCGCGCCCAGCGTGCCCACGCTGGACGTGACGCTGGTCGACGTCGCTAACCAGGAACAGCCCGACAAGGCCGACTTCCTGGCCCAGGCCAACAATTCGGGCGGCGGCGACCGTGACAAGGCCTCGCGTCCGTCCGAGCGTGTGAGCGGGCCCCTGCCCACGAAAAACCAGGGCGTGGTGGCCGAGACCCAGGAAGCGCAGGCGCCCACGCCGCGCGAAGCCACGCCCGACCAGGTCCTGACCACGGCCGGGCAGACCGCCTTCCGCGTCGACACCACCCAGGCCCAGACCGAGCAGAAGGAAACACCGCTGCCGCCCTCCGACAAGGACGTGCAGCGCAAGCTCGAAATGGCCCGGCTGGCGGCCGAGGTCCGCGACGAATCCGAGGCCTACGCGAAGCGGCCGAAGAAGAAATACATCTCCTCGAACACGCGCGAATACGCCTACGCCGCCTACATGAAGGGCTGGGTGAGCCGGGTGGAGCGGGTCGGTAACCTGAATTACCCGGACGCGGCCCGCCGCGGCGGGATCCACGGCCAGCTGATCCTTACCGTCTGCCTGAACCGGGATGGCACGGTGAAGAGCATGGAAGTGGTCAAGAGTTCGGGCTCCGAGGTGCTCGACCTGGCCGCGCAGAAGATCGTGAAGCTGGCGGCACCGTTCCCCGCGGTTCCGAAAGATCCGAAAGAGAAGGTGGACGAGCTTTACGTCACGCGGACGTGGCAGTTCAAGCAGGGTGATGTGTTGGGGACGTATTGA